gctctaaccactaggctacctgctggttactggcccaacgctctaaccactaggctacctgctggttactagtccaacactctaaccactaggctacctgctggttactggcccaatgctctaaccactaggctacctgctggttactagtccaacactctaaccactaggctacctgctggttactagtccaacactctaaccactaggctacctgctggttactagtccaacgctctaaccactaggctacctgctggttactggcccaatgctctaaccactaggctacctgccgtttttgctctgacatgcactgtcaactgtgggacctcatatagacaggtgtgtgcctttccaaatcatgtccaattaatatAATTTTTCACAGGtggacatctcaaggatggtcaatggaaacgggaagcacctgagctcaatttcgagtctcatagcaaagggtctgaatacttatgtaaataaggtatttctgtttttatttttaatacatttgcaaaaatgtctaaacctgtttccGCTTTGACGTTATTGAGTATTGATTGCTGAGAAtggttatttatttaatcaattttagaataaggctaacgtaacaaaatctggataaagtcgaggggtctgaatactttccgaagacactgtacTTCCTGTCCATTGTGCTGTCTCTAGTTAGCatcttccttcaaactgcacacaaAGACGAACCCCTGGACACCATTTATCTGACTGGGGAAGTAGATCGACCTGGACACCATTTATCTGACTGGGGAAGTAGATCGACCTGGACACCATTTATCTGACTGGGGAAGTAGATCGACCTGGACACCATTTATCTGACTGGGGAAGTAGATCGACCTGGACACCATTTATCTGACTGGGGAAGTAGATCGACCTGGACACCATTTATCtgactggggaagtagataactGGCTTCATTGTCAAAATCCAAACGTATCCCTTTAACCTGTACATTACAGTAGCACTCTCTCTGTCTAGATAGTCTACATGTAGACTATCACCTTACAGGTACTGAAACCATTTCTCAGTAGTGACTGAACAATGGTTGAGGTGGTTTGTTGATCGAGATAGATGCATCACTGAAGAAATGCGACATTGGAGCAGTACGTCAAAATTGGTCTCTGTATGGCTCTGTGTTGTCAACTTGGTTTAATGATTTGTCTCTGTATGGCTCTGTGTTGTCAACTTGGTTTAATGATTTGTCTCTGTATGGCTCTGTGTTGTCAACTTGGTTTAAATGATTTGTCTCTGTATGGCTCTGTGTTGTCAACTTGGTTTAATGATTTGTCTCTGTATGGCTCTGCGTTGTCAACTTGGTTTAATGATTTGTCTCTGTATGGCTCTGTGTTGTCAACTTGGTTTAATGATTTGTCTCTGTATGGCTCTGTGTTGTCAACTTGGTTTAATGATTTGTCTCTGTATGGCTCTGTGTTGTCAACTTGGTTTAATGATTTGTCTCTGTATGGCTCTGTGTTGTCAACTTGGTTTAATGATTTGTCTCTGTATGGCTCTGTGTTGTCAACTTGGTTTAAATGATTTGTCTCTGTATGGCTCTGTGTTGTCAACTTGGTTTAAATGATTTGTCTCTGTATGGCTCTGTGTTGTCAACTTGGTTTAAATGATTGGTCTGAATTTACGTCTGAACTTGCATCTGTACGTCTACGTAGAATTCTCTCAAGTTAATACAATTATTTTTTTGTCTTTTTCTTTATAAGATCTGAACCAGTGTTATAACTGACCCACTATGACACTAGTGCTCTACTGTCCCACTGGCTTTCTGAAGAGTACTTACATTTCTTTAATAAATTCTTTAACCAAAATATAGAATGTATACATGAATACATTATTCAGCAAAGTCCACCCGAACACAAACATCACTGAATTAGCTTAAAGAGCATGAGGCCTaaattcaatcagatcaagtgttAACTGGCAGCCGCGTGGCTGATGTGTTGAAGGTGGAACTGGCAGCCGCGTGGCTGATGTGTTGAAGGTGTTAACTGGCAGCCGCGTGGCTGATGTGTTGAAGGTGTTAACTGGCAGCCGCGTGGCTGATGTGTTGAAGGTGTTAACTGGCAGCCGCGTGGCTGATGTGTTGAAGGTGTTAACTGGCAGCCGCGTGGCTGATGTGTTGAAGGTGGAACTGGCAGCCGCGTGGCTGATGTGTTGAAGGTGTTAACTGGCAGCCGCGTGGCTGATGTGTTGAAGGTGTTAACTGGCAGCCGCGTGGCTGATGTGTTGAAGGTGTTAACTGGCAGCCGCGTGGCTGATGTGTTGAAGGTGTTAACTGGCAGCCGCGTGGCTGATGTGTTGAAGGTGTTAACTGGCAGCCGCGTGGCTGATGTGTTGAAGGTGTTAACTGGCAGCCGCTGATGTGTTGAAGGTGTTAACTGGCAGCCGCGTGGCTGATGTGTTGAAGGTGTTAACTGGCAGCCGCGTGGCTGATGTGTTGAAGGTGTTAACTGGCAGCCGCTGATGTGTTGAAGGTGTTAACTGGCAGCCGCGTGGCTGATGTGTTGAAGGTGTTAACTGGCAGCCGCGTGGCTGATGTGTTGAAGGTGTTAACTGGCAGCCGCGTGGCTGATGTGTTGAAGGTGTTAACTGGCAGCCGCGTGGCTGATGTGTTGAAGGTGTTAACTGGCAGCCGCTGATGTGTTGAAGGTGTTAACTGGCAGCCGCGTGGCTGATGTGTTGAAGGTGTTAACTGGCAGCCGCGTGGCTGATGTGTTGAAGGTGTTAACTGGCAGCCGCGTGGCTGATGTGTTGAAGGTGTTAACTGGCAGCCGCGTGGCTGATGTGTTGAAGGTGTTAACTGGCAGCCGCGTGGCTGATGTGTTGAAGGTGTTAACTGGCAGCCGCGTGGCTGATGTGTTGAAGGTGTTAACTGGCAGCCGCGTGGCTGATGTGTTGAAGGTGTTAACTGGCAGCCGCGTGGCTGATGTGTTGAAGGTGTTAACTGGCAGCCGCGTGGCTGATGTGTTGAAGGTGTTAACTGGCAGCCGCGTGGCTGATGTGTTGAAGGTGTTAACTGGCAGCCGCGTGGCTGATGTGTTGAAGGTGTTAACTGGCAGCCGCGTGGCTGATGTGTTGAAGGTGTTAACTGTGCTGAGccgtcaaatcggtgagcagctgctctttgtcacgaagccacacccaCCCAATTGTTAGAAATTCAGAAATGTATGGCTCCATAGAAATAATGATTGAGATGATCCCATCTCACGTTCCAGTGTTTCAACTTGAAGGCTTGCGTGGGATTTCTCAATGCAACATACTTCCTCACTTCACGGTCTTATTttcgtggacagattttgggtgGAGTAAACCCTCTTGCCTCTTCCACTTTCCCCTAACCTTGTACGTTTCAAACAGGACAACTAAAACCCCCTTTTCTTAACCTTATTCTCTTAATAACCTGCGGTGAAAATTCTCCTAACCTGGTACAGGTCATAGCTCTATCGAAGTGGCCTGTTTTTTTAGGTAATCTCGGCCCATACAGTGcactcagaaagtattcagagagctccaattcaagccccttgggtgctgctgtagagttacattagaagtgcccatccaagactCGATGTCATTGGTCACAGATAAAATGTCGTCAaatcacatacagtggggagaacaagtatttgatacactgccgattttgcaggttttcctacttacaaagcatgtagaggtctgtaattttttatcataggtacacttcaactgtgagagacggaatctaaaacaaaaatccagaaaatcacattgtatgatttttaagtaattaatttgcattttattgcatgacataagtatttgatcacctaccaaccagtaagaattccggctctcacaggcctgttagtttttctttaagaagccctcctgttctccactcattacctgtattaactgcacctgtttgaactcattacctgtataaaagacacctgtccacacactcaatcaaacagactccaacctctccacaatggccaagaccagagagctgtgtcaggacatcagggataaaattgtagacctgcacaaggctgggatgggctacatgacaataggcaagcagcttggtgagaaggcaacaactgtt
Above is a genomic segment from Salvelinus namaycush isolate Seneca unplaced genomic scaffold, SaNama_1.0 Scaffold242, whole genome shotgun sequence containing:
- the LOC120038878 gene encoding uncharacterized protein LOC120038878 codes for the protein MTLVLYCPTGFLKSGTGSRVADVLKVLTGSRVADVLKVLTGSRVADVLKVLTGSRVADVLKVLTGSRVADVLKVLTGSRVADVLKVLTGSRVADVLKVLTGSRVADVLKVLTGSRVADVLKVLTGSRVADVLKVLTGSRVADVLKVLTGSRVADVLKVLTGSRVADVLKVLTGSRVADVLKVLTGSRVADVLKVLTGSRVADVLKVLTGSRVADVLKVLTGSRVADVLKVLTGSRVADVLKVLTGSRVADVLKVLTVLSRQIGEQLLFVTKPHPPNC